One Hydrogenophaga crassostreae genomic region harbors:
- the mscL gene encoding large conductance mechanosensitive channel protein MscL, which produces MSMMKEFKDFAVKGNVIDLAVGVIIGGAFGKIVGSMVEDLIMPIVGAIFGNIDFSNLFVIMGDVPEGTASTLAAMKEAGVPVLAYGNFITIAINFIILAFIIFMMVKQVNRMKREEEAAPSAPEAPTEDVILLREIRDSLRK; this is translated from the coding sequence ATGAGCATGATGAAAGAATTCAAAGACTTCGCCGTCAAAGGCAATGTGATTGACCTGGCAGTTGGCGTCATCATTGGTGGCGCCTTTGGCAAGATTGTGGGATCCATGGTTGAAGACTTGATCATGCCCATCGTCGGCGCCATTTTTGGCAACATCGATTTCAGCAACCTTTTTGTCATCATGGGAGATGTGCCTGAAGGCACGGCTTCCACACTCGCGGCGATGAAGGAAGCCGGCGTGCCCGTACTGGCCTACGGCAACTTCATTACTATCGCGATCAATTTCATCATTCTGGCTTTCATCATCTTCATGATGGTCAAGCAGGTTAACCGCATGAAGCGCGAAGAAGAGGCAGCACCGTCCGCACCGGAAGCGCCAACGGAAGATGTCATTTTGCTGCGCGAGATTCGCGACAGCCTGCGCAAGTAA
- the petA gene encoding ubiquinol-cytochrome c reductase iron-sulfur subunit, which translates to MSEATVGVPAVDSSRRTWLITSAAMGGVGAAAVAVPFVSSFQPSERAKAAGAAVQVDISDVVPGGKKVVEWRGKPIWIMRRTPEELADLAKVEGDLADPQSERKAIPTPGYALNAHRSIKPEYFIAIGICTHLGCSPGDKFTPGPQPSLPDNWVGGYLCACHGSTFDLAGRVFKNKPAPDNLEIPPHYYVSETVVVIGEEKA; encoded by the coding sequence ATGAGTGAAGCAACCGTTGGAGTGCCTGCTGTAGATAGCAGCCGCCGAACTTGGCTGATCACGTCGGCCGCCATGGGCGGTGTAGGAGCAGCCGCTGTCGCTGTTCCTTTCGTGAGCAGCTTCCAGCCGTCTGAGCGCGCAAAAGCAGCTGGTGCTGCAGTCCAAGTGGATATTTCCGACGTCGTACCCGGTGGTAAAAAAGTGGTCGAGTGGCGTGGAAAACCCATTTGGATCATGCGCCGAACACCTGAGGAGTTGGCCGATCTGGCCAAGGTTGAGGGCGATCTGGCTGACCCGCAGTCCGAGCGCAAGGCGATTCCAACCCCCGGGTACGCACTCAATGCCCATCGCTCAATCAAGCCCGAGTACTTTATTGCAATTGGCATCTGTACCCACTTGGGTTGCTCGCCTGGTGACAAATTCACGCCGGGCCCTCAGCCATCGCTGCCGGACAACTGGGTTGGTGGCTACCTGTGTGCTTGCCATGGTTCCACGTTTGATCTGGCGGGCCGTGTGTTTAAAAACAAGCCGGCGCCCGATAACCTGGAAATTCCTCCCCATTACTACGTGTCTGAGACCGTGGTAGTGATTGGCGAAGAGAAAGCCTGA
- a CDS encoding cytochrome b, with protein MAEFKELPPGSPATAQVTNWFENRFPTAFDAYRVHMSEYYAPKNFNFWYIFGSLALLVLVIQIVTGIFLVMHYKPDASLAFASVEYIMRDVPWGWLIRYMHSTGASAFFVVVYLHMFRGLLYGSYRKPRELVWIFGCAIFLVLMGEAFMGYLLPWGQMSYWGAQVIVNLFSAIPFVGPDLALLIRGDFVVGDATLNRFFSFHVIAVPLVLLGLVVAHLLALHDVGSNNPDGVEIKATKNDKGIPLDGIPFHPYYTVHDIFGVSVFLMVFSAIVFFAPELGGYFLEYNNFIPADPLVTPLHIAPVWYFTPFYSMLRAITGEMVYVLMACVVLGAVLGVAKARISGVLKMAVVGAAVVAVALLWAIDAKFWGVVAMGGAVVILFFLPWLDFSPVKSIRYRPDWVKWLYVVFVINFLILGYLGVQPPSPVGERVSQVGTLFYFGFFLLMPWWSRLGEFKQVPSRVTFTPH; from the coding sequence ATGGCTGAATTCAAAGAACTCCCCCCAGGCTCGCCCGCCACGGCGCAGGTAACCAACTGGTTTGAGAACCGTTTTCCGACGGCGTTCGACGCTTATCGCGTCCACATGTCGGAGTACTACGCACCGAAAAACTTCAACTTTTGGTACATCTTCGGCTCGCTGGCACTCCTGGTGTTGGTGATACAGATCGTGACCGGCATCTTCCTGGTGATGCACTACAAGCCGGACGCCAGTCTGGCATTTGCCTCGGTTGAGTACATCATGCGCGATGTGCCTTGGGGCTGGCTGATCCGCTACATGCACTCCACTGGTGCTTCCGCATTTTTTGTTGTTGTGTACCTGCACATGTTCCGTGGCCTGCTCTACGGCTCTTACCGCAAGCCGCGCGAGCTTGTCTGGATCTTTGGCTGCGCCATTTTCCTGGTCTTGATGGGCGAAGCCTTCATGGGTTACCTGTTGCCATGGGGTCAGATGAGCTACTGGGGCGCTCAGGTGATCGTGAACCTCTTTTCCGCCATTCCGTTTGTTGGTCCTGATCTGGCCTTGCTGATCCGTGGTGACTTCGTGGTGGGTGACGCCACCCTGAACCGCTTTTTCAGCTTCCACGTGATCGCTGTGCCACTGGTCCTCCTGGGTCTGGTGGTAGCGCACTTGCTGGCCTTGCATGACGTGGGTTCCAACAACCCCGATGGCGTGGAAATCAAAGCTACCAAGAACGATAAGGGCATTCCACTTGACGGGATTCCCTTCCACCCTTACTACACGGTGCACGACATCTTTGGTGTGTCGGTTTTCTTGATGGTGTTCTCGGCGATCGTTTTCTTCGCTCCCGAACTGGGCGGATATTTCCTCGAATACAACAACTTCATTCCAGCCGATCCGCTGGTGACCCCGTTGCATATTGCACCAGTCTGGTATTTCACGCCTTTCTATTCCATGTTGCGCGCCATCACTGGTGAAATGGTGTACGTGCTGATGGCCTGCGTGGTGTTGGGTGCGGTACTGGGCGTGGCCAAGGCCAGGATCAGTGGCGTGCTGAAGATGGCGGTGGTCGGCGCTGCAGTTGTGGCTGTTGCTCTTCTCTGGGCCATTGACGCCAAGTTCTGGGGCGTGGTGGCCATGGGCGGCGCGGTGGTGATTTTGTTCTTCCTGCCATGGCTCGATTTCAGCCCGGTGAAGTCCATCCGCTACCGCCCTGACTGGGTCAAGTGGCTTTACGTGGTATTCGTGATCAACTTCCTGATCTTGGGTTACCTCGGGGTTCAGCCTCCTTCACCGGTGGGTGAGCGTGTGTCTCAGGTCGGCACGCTGTTTTATTTCGGCTTTTTCCTGTTGATGCCATGGTGGAGCCGTTTGGGCGAGTTCAAGCAAGTGCCCAGCCGCGTGACCTTCACGCCTCACTAA
- a CDS encoding cytochrome c1, whose translation MKKILLSLALALGLSSAALASGGGFPLDKAPNRTNDMAALQNGAKLFVNYCLNCHSAAFMRYNRLRDIGLTDSQIAENLTFTTEKIGDTMKASIDPKQAKEWFGANPPDLTVVARSRAGAGGSGADYLYTFLRTFYRDPARPTGWNNLVFHNVGMPNPLWQLQGEREPVHAKVESHGVEAEVVTGWTPVKAGTMSEAEFNNNIGDLVAYMQWMGEPAQNQRVRLGVWVLLFLAAFTLVAWRLNAAFWKDVK comes from the coding sequence ATGAAAAAAATTCTTCTGAGCTTGGCTTTGGCCCTGGGTCTCTCCTCTGCAGCACTGGCATCCGGCGGCGGCTTCCCATTGGACAAAGCTCCCAACCGAACCAACGACATGGCAGCACTGCAAAACGGTGCCAAACTGTTTGTGAACTACTGCTTGAATTGCCACTCGGCCGCATTCATGCGTTACAACCGGCTGCGTGACATCGGACTGACCGACAGCCAGATCGCGGAGAACCTCACTTTCACCACCGAGAAAATTGGTGACACCATGAAGGCTTCCATCGATCCGAAGCAAGCGAAGGAGTGGTTTGGCGCAAATCCGCCAGATCTCACGGTCGTCGCACGCTCGCGAGCCGGTGCAGGCGGTTCGGGTGCCGACTATCTCTACACGTTTCTGCGCACCTTTTACCGCGATCCCGCGCGCCCCACGGGATGGAACAATCTGGTGTTTCACAATGTCGGGATGCCTAACCCGCTGTGGCAATTGCAAGGCGAGCGCGAGCCTGTTCATGCCAAGGTAGAAAGTCACGGCGTTGAAGCAGAAGTGGTTACCGGCTGGACGCCTGTCAAGGCTGGCACCATGAGTGAAGCCGAGTTCAACAACAATATTGGTGACCTTGTCGCTTACATGCAATGGATGGGCGAGCCAGCACAAAACCAGCGTGTTCGCCTGGGCGTGTGGGTGTTGTTGTTTTTGGCCGCGTTCACCCTCGTGGCGTGGCGCTTGAATGCTGCTTTCTGGAAAGACGTCAAGTAA
- a CDS encoding glutathione S-transferase N-terminal domain-containing protein, giving the protein MMVLYSGTTCPYSHRCRFVLFEKGMDFEIRDVDLYNKPEDISVMNPYGQVPILVERDLILYESNIINEYIDERFPHPQLMPGDPVDRARVRLFLLNFEKELFAHVSVLEARASKGNEKALEKARSHIRDRLTQLAPVFLKNKFMLGDNFSMLDVAIAPLLWRLDFYGIELSKNAAPLLKYAERIFSRPAYIEALTPSEKVMRK; this is encoded by the coding sequence ATGATGGTTTTGTATTCGGGCACCACTTGCCCTTACTCGCACCGCTGCCGCTTCGTGTTGTTCGAAAAAGGAATGGACTTTGAAATCCGCGATGTGGACTTGTACAACAAGCCAGAAGACATCAGCGTGATGAATCCCTATGGGCAAGTACCCATTCTGGTTGAGCGCGACCTGATTCTGTACGAGTCGAACATCATCAACGAGTACATCGACGAGCGCTTCCCGCATCCGCAACTGATGCCTGGTGATCCGGTTGACCGGGCCCGCGTTCGGCTGTTCTTGCTCAACTTTGAAAAAGAATTGTTTGCGCACGTGTCTGTTTTGGAGGCGCGCGCGAGCAAGGGTAACGAGAAGGCTCTGGAAAAGGCCCGGTCGCACATCCGTGACCGTTTGACCCAGTTGGCTCCCGTGTTCCTGAAGAACAAATTCATGCTGGGAGACAATTTCTCCATGTTGGATGTGGCCATTGCTCCTTTGCTTTGGCGTCTGGACTTCTACGGCATTGAGCTCAGCAAGAACGCTGCGCCCTTGTTGAAGTACGCAGAGCGGATTTTCTCCCGTCCAGCTTATATTGAGGCACTGACGCCCTCAGAGAAGGTGATGCGTAAATAA
- a CDS encoding ClpXP protease specificity-enhancing factor — protein MNLSDQNSPSTRPYLIRALHEWCSDNGFSPHLAVQVDASVQVPMEFVKEGEIVLNVGVDATSGLRLGNDFIEFKARFGGVAREIVVPVDHVVAIYARENGQGMAFPSPPPALLTAVTSDLPDLLQSPSATAGDSNSADEPEERYVLRVVPVEPGPEESGDGDEPPPSTPPPRPGGRPVLKRVK, from the coding sequence ATGAATTTATCTGACCAAAACAGTCCTTCTACACGGCCCTACCTCATTCGCGCGTTGCACGAGTGGTGTAGTGATAACGGGTTTTCACCTCACCTTGCGGTGCAGGTGGATGCGTCTGTGCAAGTGCCTATGGAGTTCGTTAAAGAAGGTGAGATTGTTCTCAACGTCGGAGTGGATGCCACCAGCGGGCTGAGACTGGGCAACGATTTCATCGAGTTCAAGGCCCGTTTTGGAGGTGTGGCCCGAGAAATAGTGGTTCCTGTTGACCATGTTGTAGCGATTTACGCGCGTGAAAACGGGCAGGGCATGGCCTTTCCCTCGCCTCCTCCTGCGTTGCTCACAGCGGTCACATCCGACTTACCGGATTTGCTTCAATCGCCATCGGCCACCGCTGGCGATAGCAATAGCGCTGATGAACCAGAAGAGCGTTATGTGTTGCGTGTGGTTCCTGTTGAGCCCGGCCCCGAAGAGTCGGGTGACGGCGACGAACCGCCCCCGTCAACTCCGCCGCCGCGTCCAGGTGGCAGACCGGTATTGAAACGGGTCAAGTAG
- a CDS encoding DciA family protein, with protein MALLTERIRISQNYLSEIQHLIPAPLRRHIKAGPLDEGTWCLLVSNAAVSTKVRQLLPVLLRLLTQNGAQVTAIRIKVQVKPP; from the coding sequence TTGGCATTGCTGACGGAGCGCATTCGGATATCTCAAAACTACCTGAGCGAGATTCAACACCTGATCCCGGCCCCATTGCGCCGCCATATCAAGGCCGGCCCGCTGGATGAGGGCACATGGTGCCTGCTGGTCAGCAATGCCGCCGTTTCTACCAAGGTCCGTCAGCTGCTGCCCGTTCTTCTCCGCCTTTTGACCCAAAACGGTGCACAGGTTACCGCGATTCGAATCAAAGTCCAAGTGAAGCCACCTTAG
- a CDS encoding M23 family metallopeptidase, which translates to MHIIITDAWLARSQALHLSGAKLLAAAAVASVMTMLGAVALYHWVFLEGVRQSWPGFVPMAKMVTQGEVDSKELYMRENLDAMARKLGEMQARMMQIDSLGERVAGLAGLKPEAFKAEPAGSGGILVGGHPITVEELRSAMGELDQRTESRVDWLTAVESRLFDQKMQRSLIPTQEPVLGARVGSPFGYRIDPITGNTALHTGLDFPADTGTPIYAAAGGVVIVQELHHAYGNMIEVDHGNNLITRYAHTSKVFVKKGDIIKRGQKIAEVGSTGRSTGPHLHFEVWVAGVVQDPRPFLNAGESLAATELAKKR; encoded by the coding sequence GTGCACATCATTATCACGGACGCATGGCTGGCTCGCAGCCAAGCGCTTCACCTGAGTGGTGCCAAGCTTCTTGCCGCGGCAGCTGTCGCTTCAGTGATGACGATGCTTGGTGCTGTGGCGCTGTACCACTGGGTGTTTCTCGAAGGCGTGCGCCAAAGCTGGCCGGGTTTTGTTCCCATGGCGAAAATGGTGACCCAGGGTGAGGTCGATTCCAAAGAGCTTTACATGCGAGAGAACCTCGATGCCATGGCGAGAAAGCTTGGTGAAATGCAGGCCCGCATGATGCAAATCGACTCCCTGGGTGAGCGGGTCGCTGGTTTGGCAGGTTTAAAGCCTGAAGCCTTTAAGGCAGAGCCTGCTGGGTCGGGCGGTATTTTGGTTGGCGGCCATCCCATCACGGTTGAAGAACTTCGCTCTGCGATGGGGGAGCTGGACCAGCGCACGGAGTCGAGAGTCGATTGGCTGACTGCTGTGGAGTCGCGCTTGTTTGACCAAAAAATGCAGCGCAGCCTGATTCCGACTCAGGAGCCCGTGTTGGGCGCCAGAGTAGGCTCGCCTTTTGGCTACCGCATTGATCCCATAACGGGAAACACGGCGCTGCACACCGGTTTGGACTTTCCTGCCGATACGGGTACACCCATATACGCAGCGGCAGGCGGTGTGGTAATTGTTCAGGAGCTCCATCATGCTTACGGCAACATGATTGAAGTTGATCATGGGAACAACCTGATCACGCGGTATGCCCACACCTCCAAGGTGTTCGTGAAGAAGGGCGACATCATCAAGCGGGGCCAAAAAATCGCTGAAGTCGGTTCAACGGGACGTTCAACCGGGCCCCACTTGCATTTTGAGGTGTGGGTGGCGGGCGTGGTACAAGATCCCCGACCCTTCCTTAACGCCGGCGAAAGCCTGGCCGCTACCGAACTGGCCAAAAAGCGATAG
- the secA gene encoding preprotein translocase subunit SecA → MATNILTKIFGSRNDRLLKTYRKTVERINGLEPEFEKLSDDELKAKTAEFKKRVAEGESLDSVLPEAFAVVREGSKRVMKMRHFDVQMVGGLALHHGKVAEMRTGEGKTLTATLPVYLNALTGKGVHVVTVNDYLASRDAQWMGSLYNFLGLTVGINLPQAPREEKQAAYASDITYGTNNEYGFDYLRDNMVYETTDRVQRSLNFAIVDEVDSILIDEARTPLIISGQAEDQTPVYTAIKALVHHLVRQEGEADPRTGEGVIKAGDFTVDEKAHSIHMTEMGHEHAEKLLSQAGLLPEGASLYDPSNIALMHHLVTSLKAHHLYHRDQHYVNQGGEIVIVDEFTGRLMSGRRWSDGLHQAVEAKEGVEIQPENQTLASITFQNYFRLYGKLSGMTGTADTEAYEFQEIYGLETVVIPANRPSKRDDQLDRVYKTTPEKYAAAIQDIRECHERGQPVLVGTSSIENSEIIAELLVKEKLPHEVLNAKQHAREADIIVQAGRPSAITIATNMAGRGTDIVLGGNLEKMMAAVEGDETLDEAAKAARMEAVRAQWQQDQDKVKALGGLRIIATERHESRRIDNQLRGRSGRQGDPGSSRFYLSLDDSLMRIFAGDRVRAIMDRLKMPEGEAIEAGMVTRSIESAQRKVEARNFDIRKQLLEYDDVSNDQRKVIYQQRNDILDAESLRAQIDSLREGSFTDIVQQFVPEGSVEEQWDLAGLEKVLKEEWAVDAPVQSWVSEAESIDAEEVKERVLTTAKMVFDEKVTLVGEENFTQFERMVLLQTIDSQWREHLSALDYLRQGIHLRGYAQKQPKQEYKREAFVLFGQLLDSVKNDVTRVLMNVRVQSPEQITEAAEQIEQSAESFGQVTYTAPTETGEAQSTSEAEAVAAGGDLPRVGRNEPCPCGSGKKYKHCHGQLT, encoded by the coding sequence ATGGCCACAAATATCCTCACAAAAATCTTCGGCAGTCGCAACGATCGATTGCTCAAGACCTACCGAAAAACGGTGGAGCGCATCAATGGCCTGGAACCGGAGTTCGAAAAACTCAGCGATGACGAGCTGAAGGCAAAAACCGCCGAATTCAAAAAACGGGTAGCGGAAGGCGAGTCACTGGATTCGGTATTGCCCGAAGCTTTTGCCGTGGTCCGAGAGGGCAGCAAACGCGTCATGAAAATGCGCCACTTTGATGTACAGATGGTTGGCGGTCTGGCGCTGCACCATGGCAAGGTGGCTGAAATGCGCACGGGTGAAGGCAAAACACTCACCGCAACCCTACCCGTCTACCTCAACGCACTGACTGGCAAGGGTGTGCACGTAGTGACTGTGAACGACTACCTCGCAAGTCGTGATGCACAGTGGATGGGGAGCCTGTACAACTTTCTCGGTTTGACGGTGGGGATCAACTTGCCACAGGCGCCACGCGAAGAAAAACAGGCCGCCTATGCCTCGGACATCACCTACGGCACCAACAACGAATACGGCTTCGACTACTTGCGCGACAACATGGTCTACGAGACCACAGATCGAGTGCAGCGCTCCTTGAACTTCGCCATTGTCGACGAGGTCGACTCGATTTTGATCGACGAAGCCCGAACGCCCCTGATCATCAGTGGCCAGGCAGAAGATCAGACGCCGGTGTACACAGCGATCAAGGCGTTGGTGCACCACCTCGTCCGACAGGAAGGGGAGGCCGACCCGCGCACAGGCGAGGGCGTGATCAAGGCCGGCGACTTTACAGTTGACGAGAAAGCCCACAGCATTCACATGACCGAGATGGGACATGAGCATGCAGAAAAGTTGCTGAGTCAAGCGGGCCTGTTGCCAGAGGGCGCATCGCTCTACGATCCCTCAAATATTGCCTTGATGCACCATTTGGTGACCTCGCTCAAGGCCCACCACCTGTACCACCGCGATCAACACTATGTGAACCAGGGTGGTGAAATTGTGATTGTTGACGAATTCACCGGTCGCCTTATGTCGGGGCGCCGCTGGAGCGATGGGTTGCACCAAGCCGTGGAGGCAAAGGAAGGCGTTGAAATTCAGCCTGAGAACCAGACGCTGGCTTCTATTACATTCCAGAACTACTTCCGCCTCTACGGCAAGCTATCCGGAATGACAGGAACCGCCGATACCGAGGCGTACGAGTTCCAGGAAATTTACGGCCTGGAGACTGTGGTGATTCCGGCCAACCGACCCAGCAAGCGTGATGACCAGCTGGACCGGGTGTACAAGACAACACCTGAGAAGTATGCAGCGGCGATTCAGGATATCCGGGAGTGTCACGAACGTGGTCAACCAGTTCTGGTGGGCACATCGTCGATCGAGAACTCGGAAATCATCGCAGAGCTTCTGGTCAAGGAAAAGCTGCCGCACGAGGTGCTTAACGCCAAACAGCATGCACGTGAGGCCGACATCATTGTTCAAGCGGGCCGCCCTTCGGCCATTACCATCGCCACCAACATGGCTGGGCGTGGGACCGACATCGTTCTGGGTGGCAATCTGGAAAAGATGATGGCTGCTGTCGAGGGCGACGAGACGCTCGACGAGGCCGCCAAAGCGGCTCGAATGGAGGCTGTTCGCGCGCAGTGGCAACAGGACCAGGACAAGGTCAAGGCCTTGGGGGGCTTGCGCATCATCGCCACAGAGCGCCATGAGAGCCGCCGAATCGACAACCAGTTGCGTGGCCGGTCAGGCCGGCAGGGCGACCCTGGTTCCTCGCGCTTCTATTTGAGTCTGGATGATTCGCTGATGCGGATTTTTGCGGGCGATCGCGTGCGCGCGATCATGGACCGCTTGAAGATGCCCGAGGGGGAGGCAATCGAAGCGGGCATGGTGACCCGCAGCATCGAGAGCGCGCAGCGCAAGGTGGAGGCTCGCAACTTCGATATTCGCAAGCAGTTGCTTGAGTACGACGACGTGTCGAACGATCAACGCAAGGTCATCTACCAGCAGCGAAATGACATTCTTGATGCAGAGTCGCTGCGTGCCCAGATCGATTCGTTGCGTGAAGGCAGCTTCACCGACATAGTGCAACAGTTTGTGCCCGAAGGCAGTGTTGAAGAGCAGTGGGACTTGGCCGGGCTCGAGAAAGTATTGAAAGAAGAGTGGGCGGTTGACGCGCCGGTGCAATCGTGGGTGTCGGAGGCAGAATCCATAGATGCCGAAGAAGTCAAAGAACGGGTCTTGACAACAGCCAAGATGGTTTTTGATGAGAAGGTGACTTTGGTGGGTGAGGAAAACTTCACCCAGTTTGAACGCATGGTGTTGCTCCAGACCATCGACAGCCAATGGCGAGAGCATTTGTCTGCGCTGGATTACCTGCGCCAAGGCATCCACTTGCGTGGCTATGCACAGAAGCAGCCCAAGCAGGAATACAAGCGTGAGGCCTTTGTGTTGTTCGGACAGCTGCTTGACAGTGTGAAAAACGATGTGACGCGGGTGTTGATGAATGTTCGCGTGCAATCGCCTGAGCAGATCACCGAGGCTGCCGAGCAGATCGAGCAGAGCGCTGAGAGTTTTGGGCAAGTGACCTACACCGCACCAACTGAAACTGGAGAGGCGCAGAGTACCAGCGAGGCAGAGGCGGTCGCTGCTGGCGGTGACCTGCCGCGGGTTGGACGCAATGAGCCCTGCCCCTGCGGCAGCGGAAAAAAATACAAGCACTGTCACGGGCAACTGACCTGA
- the argJ gene encoding bifunctional glutamate N-acetyltransferase/amino-acid acetyltransferase ArgJ has protein sequence MPVLLNAPQSQDLFSVPGVRIGVAEAGIRKVNRKDLTVFLLDEGCAVGAVFTQNRYAAAPVQVCREHLATGQGIRAMVINTGNANAGTGEAGLSDARQTCAALARALGLQHEQVLPFSTGVIMEPLPVERLLAGLPKAIELAASPEASSPARWLTAAEGIMTTDTLPKASSARFELDGKPVTATGISKGAGMIRPNMATMLGFLATDAVVAPAQMSALARRVADSSFNRVTVDGDTSTNDSFVVMATGKARNSEITDLDSAEGQILVAELTKVARQLAHAIVRDGEGATKFMTIQVEGGRTVAECLQVAYAIAHSPLVKTAFFASDPNLGRILAAVGYAGIADLDARLIELHLGDVHVVTRGGRHPQYREEDGQRVMKEAEILVRVGLGRGHATDTVWTCDFSHEYVTINADYRS, from the coding sequence ATGCCAGTTTTGCTCAACGCGCCACAAAGCCAGGACCTTTTCTCGGTGCCTGGTGTTCGTATCGGCGTGGCGGAGGCGGGCATCCGCAAGGTCAATCGAAAAGACCTGACCGTGTTTTTGCTGGACGAAGGCTGTGCCGTAGGCGCCGTGTTTACGCAGAACCGTTATGCGGCGGCACCTGTACAAGTGTGTCGCGAGCATCTGGCTACAGGCCAGGGCATTCGCGCCATGGTCATCAACACGGGCAATGCGAATGCTGGCACGGGCGAGGCTGGCTTGTCAGATGCACGCCAGACCTGTGCTGCGTTGGCAAGGGCTCTGGGTTTGCAGCACGAGCAAGTGTTGCCGTTTTCGACCGGCGTGATCATGGAGCCTTTGCCCGTGGAGCGGCTGCTGGCAGGTCTTCCAAAAGCCATTGAACTGGCTGCGTCGCCAGAGGCCTCCTCACCTGCCCGTTGGCTGACCGCGGCAGAGGGCATCATGACGACAGATACCTTGCCCAAAGCCAGCAGCGCGCGATTTGAGCTGGATGGGAAGCCTGTAACCGCTACAGGCATCTCAAAGGGAGCGGGAATGATTCGCCCAAATATGGCCACCATGCTGGGGTTTCTGGCCACAGATGCTGTGGTTGCTCCAGCGCAGATGAGCGCTCTGGCACGCCGCGTGGCTGACAGCTCCTTCAACCGAGTGACAGTGGATGGGGATACCTCCACCAACGACTCCTTTGTTGTCATGGCGACCGGGAAAGCTCGCAATTCCGAAATCACCGATCTGGACAGTGCCGAGGGACAGATTTTGGTTGCCGAGTTGACCAAGGTCGCTCGCCAGTTAGCGCATGCCATCGTGCGTGACGGTGAGGGTGCGACCAAGTTCATGACGATCCAGGTCGAAGGCGGGCGCACCGTAGCTGAGTGTTTGCAAGTGGCTTACGCCATTGCACATTCACCTTTGGTCAAGACGGCGTTTTTTGCCAGCGACCCGAATCTTGGACGCATCTTGGCGGCGGTTGGTTACGCCGGCATTGCCGATCTGGATGCCCGGTTGATTGAGTTGCACCTGGGCGATGTGCATGTGGTCACGCGTGGTGGACGGCATCCTCAATACAGGGAAGAGGACGGGCAGCGTGTCATGAAGGAGGCCGAAATTCTGGTGCGCGTCGGACTTGGGCGAGGACACGCGACCGATACGGTCTGGACATGCGATTTCAGCCATGAGTACGTAACCATCAACGCCGACTACCGTTCATGA
- a CDS encoding ATP-binding protein — MSTEAVMERLLARAEQLFSRIEAVLPQPLRAPDWGASVAFRYRKRSSGHGILEPVRDVALMRLSDLQEIDGQKDKIERNTAQFVQGLPANNVLLTGARGTGKSSLVKACLNAYADQGLRLIEVDKSDLMDLPDIVDVVADRDERFIVFCDDLSFEDGEPGYKALKSILDGTISAAGQNVLIYATSNRRHLLPEYMKENLSYTHTDDGEVHPGEVVEEKISLSERFGLWVSFYPFSQSEYLGIVSQWLASFGVDPVAAEAARPLALVWALERGSRSGRVAYQFARDYAGAHASQLA, encoded by the coding sequence ATGAGCACCGAGGCGGTAATGGAGCGGCTGTTGGCGCGTGCTGAACAGCTGTTTTCCCGGATTGAAGCGGTATTGCCGCAACCTTTGCGGGCGCCCGATTGGGGGGCTTCCGTGGCTTTTCGTTACCGCAAACGCAGCAGTGGGCACGGGATTTTGGAGCCCGTTCGCGACGTGGCGCTGATGCGTTTGAGCGATTTGCAGGAAATCGATGGGCAAAAAGACAAGATCGAACGCAATACTGCTCAGTTTGTTCAGGGGCTGCCCGCCAACAACGTTCTGTTGACTGGGGCTCGCGGTACGGGCAAGTCGTCTTTGGTTAAGGCGTGCCTCAATGCATACGCTGATCAAGGGCTGCGCCTTATTGAGGTTGACAAGTCGGACCTGATGGACTTGCCCGATATTGTTGATGTGGTCGCTGACCGTGATGAGCGGTTCATCGTATTTTGTGATGACCTGAGCTTTGAAGACGGTGAGCCTGGCTACAAGGCACTGAAATCGATTCTCGATGGAACGATTTCGGCGGCGGGGCAGAACGTGCTGATCTATGCAACCAGCAACCGCCGACATCTTCTGCCCGAGTACATGAAGGAGAACCTTAGCTACACGCATACCGATGATGGCGAGGTGCACCCGGGAGAAGTGGTCGAAGAGAAAATCTCTCTTTCCGAACGGTTTGGTCTGTGGGTAAGTTTTTACCCATTTAGCCAAAGCGAATATCTGGGGATTGTTTCCCAGTGGCTGGCATCGTTTGGCGTCGACCCCGTGGCCGCCGAGGCTGCTCGCCCACTGGCACTGGTTTGGGCTCTTGAGCGTGGCTCTCGCAGCGGGCGAGTGGCCTACCAGTTTGCGCGAGACTATGCCGGAGCGCACGCCTCGCAGCTGGCATGA